Proteins encoded together in one Telopea speciosissima isolate NSW1024214 ecotype Mountain lineage chromosome 4, Tspe_v1, whole genome shotgun sequence window:
- the LOC122659679 gene encoding histone H1-like, whose translation MVKASTSTGAISKPNSEIKKSTLLHPPYFQMITEAISSLKDRTGSSQPAIAKFMDEKYGTGLPQNFKKVLSVQLKKFAQSERLVKVKNSYKISVTEKLKPVSLGVQVKRQRKDKAAGDTITVKMEKKKEIGKVKIQKTKETGMVSTPKNNKKKPVKTLKPKSSIKKVGKVKRLSQVKTPEGMKRKRAPTPWEAPKSSKGSKAVPKKA comes from the exons ATGGTGAAGGCATCGACTAGTACGGGAGCGATTTCGAAACCCAATTCCGAGATCAAGAAATCCACCCTCCTCCATCCTCCATACTTTCag ATGATAACTGAAGCAATATCTTCGCTCAAAGATCGGACCGGTTCAAGCCAACCTGCAATTGCCAAATTCATGGATGAAAAGTATGGAACGGGTCTTCCCCAAAATTTCAAGAAGGTATTGTCTGTCCAATTGAAGAAATTCGCTCAATCGGAGAGATTGGTGAAGGTCAAAAACTCTTACAAAATCTCTGTCACCGAGAAGCTCAAACCGGTTAGTCTCGGAGTTCAAGTGAAGCGACAGAGGAAGGACAAGGCAGCCGGGGATACAATCACCgtaaagatggagaagaagaaggaaattggaAAGGTGAAGATACAGAAGACCAAAGAAACAGGGATGGTCTCTACACCaaagaacaacaagaagaagccGGTGAAGACACTGAAACCAAAGTCTTCTATCAAAAAGGTGGGGAAAGTGAAGCGGTTGAGCCAGGTTAAAACTCCCGAAGGAATGAAAAGGAAGAGAGCTCCAACCCCATGGGAAGCACCAAAGTCCAGCAAAGGTTCGAAGGCTGTGCCGAAGAAAGCTTAA